In the genome of Oncorhynchus mykiss isolate Arlee chromosome 18, USDA_OmykA_1.1, whole genome shotgun sequence, one region contains:
- the gcg1 gene encoding glucagon-1 precursor (The RefSeq protein has 1 substitution, 2 frameshifts compared to this genomic sequence), whose protein sequence is MFGIHSLAGVLLLVIVQRQLASPLQEAEDNSSLETTDPLLEDLMGVSNVKRHSEGTFSNDYSKYQEERMAQDFVQWLMNSKRSGAPSKRHADGTYTSDVSTYLQDQAAKDFVSWLKSGRARRESAEESRNGPMSRRHVDGSFTSDVNKVLDSLAAKEYLLWVMTSKTSGKSNKRQEDH, encoded by the exons ATGTTTGGCATCCACTCCCTGGCTGGTATTCTCCTCCTGGTCATCGTACAG CAGTTGGCAAGTCC TCTACAAGAGGCTGAGGACAACTCAAG TTTAGAGACAACAGACCCACTATTGGAGGATTTGATGGGCGTATCTAACGTGAAGAGACATTCCGAGGGAACCTTCTCTAACGACTACAGTAAATACCAGGAAGAAAGAATGGCTCAGGACTTTGTTCAATGGCTTATGAACTCCaagaggagtgg TGCTCCATCCAAACGCCATGCCGATGGGACCTACACCAGTGACGTGAGCACCTACCTACAGGACCAGGCGGCCAAAGACTTTGTTTCCTGGCTCAAATCAGGACGGGCCAGACGAGA ATCTGCAGAGGAGAGTAGGAATGGTCCAATGAGCAGAAGACATGTAGACGGGAGCTTCACCAGCGATGTGAACAAGGTCCTAGACAGCTTGGCTGCCAAAGAGTATTTACTCTGGGTCATGACCTCCAAAACCTCAGGGAAAAG taACAAACGTCAAGAAGATCATTGA